A single Rubrivivax gelatinosus IL144 DNA region contains:
- a CDS encoding MetQ/NlpA family ABC transporter substrate-binding protein — MSFKHALSALVVAVLPFAAQADEVLKIAASPVPHAEILEFVKPVLKKQGVDLQVKVFTDYVQPNLAVEEKQLDANYFQHKPYLDSFNKDRKTHIVPVADGKVHVEPFGAYSKKIRKIAELRDGATVAIPNDPSNSGRALVLLQKQGLIQLKDPSNILATAKDVTANPKKLVFRELEAAQLPRALDDVDLALINTNYALEAKLVPTKDALFIEGADSPYANFVAARPDNANAPAIKKLVAALHSPEVKKFIQDKYKGAVVPAF, encoded by the coding sequence ATGTCGTTCAAACACGCGCTGTCGGCGCTGGTCGTCGCCGTGCTGCCGTTTGCCGCCCAGGCCGACGAGGTGCTGAAGATCGCCGCCTCGCCGGTGCCGCACGCCGAGATCCTCGAATTCGTGAAGCCCGTGCTGAAAAAGCAGGGCGTGGACCTGCAGGTCAAGGTCTTCACCGACTACGTGCAGCCCAACCTGGCCGTCGAGGAGAAGCAGCTCGACGCCAACTACTTCCAGCACAAGCCGTATCTCGACAGCTTCAACAAGGACCGCAAGACGCACATCGTGCCGGTGGCCGACGGCAAGGTGCACGTCGAGCCCTTCGGCGCCTACTCGAAGAAGATCAGGAAGATCGCCGAGCTGCGCGACGGCGCCACGGTGGCGATCCCCAACGACCCGTCGAACTCGGGCCGCGCGCTGGTGCTGCTGCAGAAGCAGGGCCTGATCCAGCTGAAGGACCCGTCCAACATCCTGGCCACCGCCAAGGACGTGACGGCCAACCCGAAGAAGCTGGTGTTCCGCGAGCTCGAGGCGGCGCAGCTGCCGCGCGCGCTGGACGACGTCGACCTCGCGCTGATCAACACCAACTACGCGCTCGAAGCCAAGCTGGTGCCGACGAAGGACGCGCTGTTCATCGAAGGCGCCGATTCGCCGTACGCCAACTTCGTCGCCGCACGGCCGGACAACGCCAACGCTCCGGCGATCAAGAAGCTCGTCGCCGCGCTGCACTCGCCCGAGGTGAAGAAGTTCATCCAGGACAAGTACAAGGGCGCCGTGGTGCCGGCGTTCTGA
- the lptF gene encoding LPS export ABC transporter permease LptF: MLFDSTVRRELARTFGATLVVILTIVLTMFLIRTIGQAASGVVAPQDVVLLLGYVALGHLPTMLTLSLFVAIVITLGRMYRDSEMVIWFASGVGLARFVRPVLRTSWPVLLVIAALLLFVWPWGNRNSLELRQRYEQRSDLSRVTPGVFQTSSDGSRVFFIERDTREGGDARNVFIVAQTGENEIVTSARSGHLETQGDDRFLVLERGQRNDVDLKTGEKALSSFETYRVLADEKQARDATRQPPKAMNTLDLLEDPSQANQGELAWRFGLLTGAGNMLLLGIGLAAANPRRASNWNLLLALMGFVVYFNLINLSQAWVASGRLSMGAALVAVHGTAFAVALALLWWRDHAAVVSWGRRRGARA, from the coding sequence ATGTTATTCGATTCAACAGTGCGCCGCGAACTCGCGCGGACCTTCGGCGCCACGCTCGTCGTGATCCTGACCATCGTGCTGACGATGTTCCTGATCCGCACGATCGGCCAGGCGGCCAGCGGCGTGGTCGCGCCGCAGGACGTCGTGCTGCTGCTGGGCTACGTCGCGCTCGGGCATCTGCCGACGATGCTGACGCTGTCGCTGTTCGTCGCCATCGTCATCACGCTGGGCCGGATGTACCGCGACAGCGAGATGGTGATCTGGTTCGCCAGCGGCGTCGGCCTGGCGCGCTTCGTGCGCCCGGTGCTGCGCACCAGCTGGCCGGTGCTGCTGGTCATCGCCGCGCTGCTGCTCTTCGTCTGGCCCTGGGGCAACCGCAACAGCCTGGAGCTGCGCCAGCGCTACGAGCAGCGCTCGGACCTGTCGCGCGTGACGCCCGGCGTCTTCCAGACCTCCAGCGACGGCAGCCGCGTGTTCTTCATCGAGCGCGACACGCGCGAAGGCGGCGACGCGCGCAACGTCTTCATCGTCGCCCAGACCGGCGAGAACGAGATCGTCACCTCGGCGCGCAGCGGCCACCTGGAGACCCAGGGCGACGACCGCTTCCTGGTGCTCGAACGCGGCCAGCGCAACGACGTCGACCTGAAGACCGGCGAGAAGGCGCTCTCCAGCTTCGAGACCTACCGCGTGCTCGCCGATGAGAAGCAGGCGCGCGACGCCACGCGCCAGCCGCCCAAGGCGATGAACACGCTGGACCTGCTGGAAGACCCGTCGCAGGCCAACCAGGGCGAACTAGCCTGGCGTTTCGGCCTGCTGACCGGCGCCGGCAACATGCTGCTGCTGGGCATCGGCCTGGCGGCGGCCAACCCGCGCCGGGCCAGCAACTGGAACCTGCTGCTGGCGCTGATGGGCTTCGTCGTCTACTTCAACCTGATCAACCTGTCGCAGGCCTGGGTGGCCAGCGGCCGCCTGAGCATGGGCGCGGCGCTGGTGGCGGTGCACGGCACGGCCTTCGCCGTCGCGCTGGCGCTGCTGTGGTGGCGCGACCATGCCGCCGTCGTGTCCTGGGGCCGCCGCCGGGGAGCGCGTGCATGA
- the lptG gene encoding LPS export ABC transporter permease LptG: protein MKTVRRLLYRDIVASVVFVALAFLSLFFFIDLVEKMDGVGRAGRTTSVAVISALLELPGHFYELMPIAVLIGTIYSLARLAQSSEFTILRTGGLGPGRALSLLAVLGVIFAAVTFVVGDYVVPVAERKAVAVKTLAAGGMRVGGRTGAWLKEKRMTPEGEHSFSVNLAGTTRNGHLRGIRIFEFDADGRLSVRISAATGTVASDGTWTLVDAEVVRWPDAAKRLPDARIDEQHVPKLLWTSTLTPDVVAAAVLPQDSMTTAELWRYSAHLSDQAQATQSYEILFWKKALYPLACLVMMALALPFAYLHARAGSVSLKVFGGIMLGISFVLLNNLAGHVGLLRNWTPWIAAATPSLLFLLMSLGAFAWLVRYR, encoded by the coding sequence ATGAAGACCGTCCGCCGCCTGCTCTACCGCGACATCGTCGCCTCGGTCGTCTTCGTCGCGCTGGCCTTCCTGTCGCTGTTCTTCTTCATCGATCTGGTCGAGAAGATGGACGGCGTCGGCCGCGCCGGGCGCACGACCAGCGTCGCCGTGATCTCGGCGCTGCTCGAGCTGCCCGGGCACTTCTACGAGCTGATGCCGATCGCGGTGCTGATCGGCACGATCTACTCGCTGGCGCGGCTGGCACAGTCCTCGGAGTTCACGATCCTGCGCACCGGCGGCCTGGGCCCGGGACGCGCGCTGTCGCTGCTGGCCGTGCTGGGCGTGATCTTCGCCGCGGTGACCTTCGTCGTCGGCGACTACGTCGTGCCGGTGGCCGAACGCAAGGCCGTGGCGGTGAAGACGCTGGCCGCCGGCGGCATGCGCGTCGGCGGGCGCACCGGCGCCTGGCTGAAGGAGAAGCGCATGACGCCCGAAGGCGAGCACAGCTTCTCGGTCAACCTCGCCGGCACGACGCGCAACGGCCATTTGCGCGGCATCCGCATCTTCGAGTTCGACGCCGACGGCCGGCTGTCGGTGCGCATCAGCGCGGCCACCGGCACCGTCGCCTCCGACGGCACCTGGACGCTGGTCGACGCCGAGGTCGTGCGCTGGCCCGACGCCGCCAAGCGCTTGCCCGACGCCCGCATCGACGAGCAGCACGTGCCCAAGCTGCTGTGGACGAGCACGCTGACGCCGGACGTCGTCGCCGCCGCGGTGCTGCCGCAGGACTCGATGACCACCGCCGAGCTGTGGCGCTACAGCGCCCACCTGTCCGACCAGGCGCAGGCGACGCAGAGCTACGAGATCCTGTTCTGGAAGAAGGCGCTGTACCCGCTGGCCTGCCTGGTGATGATGGCGCTGGCCCTGCCCTTCGCCTACCTGCACGCGCGCGCCGGCAGCGTCAGCCTGAAGGTCTTCGGCGGCATCATGCTGGGCATCAGCTTCGTGCTGCTCAACAACCTCGCCGGCCACGTCGGCCTGCTGCGCAACTGGACACCGTGGATCGCCGCGGCCACACCCAGCCTGCTGTTCCTGCTGATGTCGCTGGGCGCCTTCGCCTGGCTGGTGCGCTACCGATGA
- a CDS encoding Crp/Fnr family transcriptional regulator, which produces MTTPVLTLEERQNIENGAWFAKLSPALRDDILERSHVRRLPDGAPLVARGARAEEWCGVARGAVRISTISLGGKQVTLTYAEPGVWFGDIALFDGLPRTHDADTHGETTLLVVRKPDFRELLARHVELYEALLRLNCRRLRLMFDHFEDVNTRPLQARLARQLLLLARSYGVEEGGELRIGLQLAQEDLAQLLGASRQRVNQELKGFEREGAIRVEPTRLVVLAREKLMEIAER; this is translated from the coding sequence ATGACGACCCCGGTTCTTACACTCGAAGAGCGCCAGAACATCGAGAACGGCGCATGGTTCGCCAAGCTCTCCCCTGCCCTGCGCGATGACATCCTCGAACGTTCTCACGTGCGCCGCCTGCCCGACGGGGCGCCGCTGGTCGCCCGCGGCGCACGCGCCGAGGAGTGGTGCGGCGTCGCACGCGGCGCGGTACGCATCAGCACGATCTCGCTGGGCGGCAAGCAGGTGACGCTGACCTACGCGGAGCCCGGCGTCTGGTTCGGCGACATCGCGCTGTTTGACGGCCTGCCGCGCACCCACGACGCCGACACCCACGGCGAGACGACGCTGCTCGTCGTGCGCAAGCCCGACTTCCGCGAGCTGCTGGCACGCCACGTCGAGCTCTACGAGGCGCTGCTGCGCCTGAACTGCCGCCGCCTGCGGCTGATGTTCGACCACTTCGAGGACGTCAACACGCGCCCGCTGCAGGCCCGCCTGGCGCGCCAGCTGCTGCTGCTGGCGCGCAGCTACGGCGTCGAGGAAGGCGGCGAGCTGCGCATCGGCCTGCAGCTGGCGCAGGAAGACCTGGCGCAGCTGCTGGGCGCCTCGCGCCAGCGCGTCAACCAGGAGCTGAAGGGTTTCGAACGCGAAGGCGCGATTCGCGTCGAGCCGACGCGCCTGGTCGTGCTGGCGCGCGAGAAGCTGATGGAGATCGCCGAACGCTGA
- a CDS encoding glutathione binding-like protein, whose translation MIEVYSWATPNGHKVHVMLEECGLPYRVHAVDIGAGEQFAPEFLAISPNNKIPAIVDPDGPDGQPISLFESGAILLYLAGKTGRFLPASVRGKYETLEWLMFQMGGVGPMLGQAHHFRIYAPEKIAYAVDRYTNEAKRLYGVMNRKLAKTRYIAGDEYTIADIAIFPWLRSWKNQGIDWNDYPHLKGWFDEIGARPAVQRGCEVLADRRKPITDDKSREMLFGATQYRQR comes from the coding sequence ATGATCGAAGTGTATTCGTGGGCCACACCCAACGGGCACAAGGTGCACGTGATGCTGGAGGAGTGCGGCCTGCCCTACCGCGTGCACGCGGTGGACATCGGCGCCGGCGAGCAGTTCGCGCCGGAGTTCCTGGCGATCAGCCCGAACAACAAGATCCCGGCGATCGTCGACCCCGACGGGCCCGACGGCCAGCCGATCTCGCTGTTCGAGTCGGGCGCGATCCTGCTGTACCTGGCGGGCAAGACGGGGCGCTTCCTGCCCGCCAGCGTGCGCGGCAAGTACGAGACGCTGGAGTGGCTGATGTTCCAGATGGGCGGCGTCGGCCCGATGCTCGGCCAGGCGCACCACTTCCGCATCTACGCGCCGGAGAAGATCGCCTACGCCGTCGATCGCTACACCAACGAGGCCAAACGCCTGTACGGCGTGATGAACCGCAAGCTGGCCAAGACGCGCTACATCGCCGGCGACGAGTACACGATCGCCGACATCGCGATCTTCCCCTGGCTGCGCAGCTGGAAGAACCAGGGAATCGACTGGAACGACTACCCGCACCTCAAGGGCTGGTTCGACGAGATCGGCGCCCGCCCGGCGGTGCAGCGCGGCTGCGAGGTGCTGGCCGACCGGCGCAAGCCGATCACCGACGACAAGTCGCGCGAGATGCTGTTCGGCGCGACGCAGTACCGGCAGCGCTGA
- a CDS encoding pyridoxal phosphate-dependent aminotransferase: MNEPRTPSLPSRLPKVGTTIFTVMSALAAECGAVNLGQGFPDFDCDPALLDRVNDAMREGLNQYPPMAGVPALRQAVAAKIAALYGRSYDPEREITVTAGATQAILTAVLACVHPGDEVIVLEPCYDSYAPNIELAGGRVVRVPLTPGSFRPDFERIAAAIGPRTRAIIVNTPHNPAAVVWTRAEMQRLAEILAPTDVLLIADEVYEHMVFDGAEHVSASAIPELAARAFVVSSFGKTFHVTGWKVGTVAAPAALTAEFRKVHQFNVFTVNTPMQHALARYLADPAPYLGLAAFYQRKRDLFRAGLAASRLKLLPCEGSYFQSVDYSAVSDLPEAEFCQWLTREIGVAAIPISAFYDGGFEQRFARLCFAKRDETLERALERLARL; encoded by the coding sequence ATGAACGAACCCCGCACCCCGTCGCTGCCCAGCCGGCTGCCGAAGGTCGGCACGACGATCTTCACCGTGATGTCGGCCCTGGCCGCCGAGTGCGGCGCCGTCAACCTCGGCCAGGGCTTCCCCGACTTCGACTGCGACCCGGCCCTGCTCGACCGCGTCAACGACGCGATGCGCGAGGGTCTGAACCAGTACCCGCCGATGGCCGGCGTGCCGGCACTGCGCCAGGCGGTGGCGGCCAAGATCGCGGCGCTGTACGGCCGCAGCTACGACCCCGAGCGCGAGATCACCGTCACCGCCGGCGCGACCCAGGCCATCCTCACCGCGGTGCTGGCCTGCGTGCACCCGGGCGACGAGGTCATCGTGCTCGAGCCCTGCTACGACAGCTACGCGCCGAACATCGAACTCGCCGGCGGCCGCGTCGTGCGCGTGCCGCTGACCCCGGGCAGCTTCCGCCCCGACTTCGAGCGCATCGCCGCGGCCATCGGGCCGCGCACCCGCGCGATCATCGTCAACACGCCGCACAACCCGGCGGCGGTCGTCTGGACCCGCGCCGAGATGCAGCGCCTGGCCGAGATCCTCGCGCCCACCGACGTGCTGCTGATCGCCGACGAGGTCTACGAGCACATGGTGTTCGACGGCGCCGAGCACGTCAGCGCCTCGGCTATCCCCGAACTGGCCGCGCGCGCCTTCGTCGTCTCCAGCTTCGGCAAGACGTTTCACGTCACCGGCTGGAAGGTCGGCACGGTGGCGGCGCCGGCGGCGCTGACGGCCGAGTTCCGCAAGGTGCACCAGTTCAACGTCTTCACGGTCAACACGCCGATGCAGCACGCGCTGGCGCGTTACCTCGCCGACCCCGCGCCCTACCTCGGCCTGGCGGCCTTCTACCAGCGCAAGCGCGACCTGTTCCGCGCCGGGCTGGCCGCGAGCCGGCTGAAGCTGCTGCCCTGCGAAGGCAGCTACTTCCAGAGCGTCGACTACTCGGCGGTCTCGGACCTGCCCGAAGCCGAGTTCTGCCAGTGGCTGACGCGCGAGATCGGCGTCGCCGCGATCCCGATCTCGGCCTTCTACGACGGCGGCTTCGAGCAGCGTTTCGCGCGGCTGTGTTTCGCCAAGCGCGACGAGACGCTCGAGCGCGCGCTGGAGCGCCTGGCCAGACTCTGA
- a CDS encoding leucyl aminopeptidase, protein MDFKTQVAGTAGWGATSADALLVVLAGASLPPGLPKAVAAVLESAVEAGDFVFKPGHVFYAHRVQGLKAARLAVVAAGETASAKALRKAVAAGVAALKNGGTKDLAIAAVGFEALDATHGEAVVAAVAETLYLYRATKPSAPAAAKLASVTLVCAKAEAEAVDEGLRIGRAVAAGVELARECANRPGNHCTPTYLAQTAKSLGKEHGLKVEVLERKDVEKLGMGAFLAVAQGSDEPLKFIVARWQGAAKTEAPVVLVGKGITFDSGGISLKPGAEMDEMKFDMGGAASVLGTMRAVAELGLKLNVVAVVPACENLPSGRAVKPGDVVTSLSGQTIEILNTDAEGRLILCDALTYAERFKPAAIVDIATLTGACVIALGHHRSGLFSPDDALAAELLAAGEAAADPAWRLPLDEEYDEGLKSNFADMGNVGPRAGGSITAAMFLKRFTAKQRWAHLDIAGTAWKSGAAKGATGRPVPLLTHFLLQRAGR, encoded by the coding sequence ATGGACTTCAAGACGCAGGTGGCGGGCACGGCAGGCTGGGGCGCCACGAGCGCCGATGCACTGTTGGTCGTGCTGGCTGGCGCGTCGCTGCCGCCGGGGCTGCCCAAGGCCGTCGCGGCGGTGCTGGAGAGCGCTGTCGAGGCCGGTGACTTTGTCTTCAAGCCGGGCCATGTGTTCTATGCCCACCGCGTGCAGGGTCTGAAGGCCGCACGCCTGGCCGTCGTCGCCGCCGGCGAGACCGCCAGCGCCAAGGCGCTGCGCAAGGCCGTGGCCGCGGGCGTCGCCGCGCTGAAGAACGGTGGCACGAAGGACCTGGCGATCGCCGCGGTCGGCTTCGAGGCGCTGGACGCCACGCACGGCGAAGCCGTCGTCGCCGCCGTCGCCGAGACGCTGTACCTCTACCGCGCGACCAAGCCGAGCGCGCCGGCGGCGGCCAAGCTGGCGTCGGTGACGCTGGTCTGCGCCAAGGCCGAGGCCGAAGCGGTCGACGAAGGCCTGCGCATCGGCCGTGCCGTCGCCGCTGGCGTCGAGCTGGCGCGCGAGTGCGCCAACCGCCCGGGCAACCACTGCACGCCGACCTACCTGGCGCAGACCGCCAAGTCGCTGGGCAAGGAGCACGGCCTGAAGGTCGAGGTGCTCGAGCGCAAGGACGTCGAGAAGCTGGGCATGGGCGCCTTCCTCGCCGTCGCCCAGGGCTCCGACGAGCCGCTGAAGTTCATCGTCGCGCGCTGGCAGGGCGCGGCCAAGACCGAGGCGCCGGTGGTGCTGGTCGGCAAGGGCATCACCTTCGACTCCGGCGGCATCTCGCTGAAGCCGGGCGCCGAGATGGACGAGATGAAGTTCGACATGGGCGGCGCCGCCAGCGTGCTGGGCACGATGCGCGCCGTCGCCGAACTGGGCCTGAAGCTCAACGTCGTGGCCGTCGTGCCGGCCTGCGAGAACCTGCCCAGCGGCCGCGCGGTGAAGCCGGGCGATGTCGTCACGAGCCTGTCGGGCCAGACGATCGAGATCCTCAACACCGACGCCGAGGGCCGGCTGATCCTGTGCGACGCGCTGACCTACGCCGAGCGCTTCAAGCCGGCGGCCATCGTCGACATCGCGACGCTGACCGGCGCCTGCGTCATCGCGCTGGGCCACCACCGCTCGGGCCTCTTCAGCCCGGACGACGCGCTGGCCGCCGAGCTGCTGGCCGCCGGCGAGGCCGCGGCCGACCCGGCCTGGCGCCTGCCGCTGGACGAGGAGTACGACGAAGGCCTGAAGAGCAACTTCGCCGACATGGGCAACGTCGGCCCGCGCGCCGGCGGCTCGATCACGGCGGCGATGTTCCTCAAGCGCTTCACCGCCAAGCAGCGCTGGGCGCATCTGGACATCGCCGGCACGGCCTGGAAGTCCGGCGCCGCCAAGGGCGCCACCGGCCGTCCGGTGCCGCTCTTGACGCACTTCCTGCTGCAGCGCGCCGGGCGCTGA
- a CDS encoding CysB family HTH-type transcriptional regulator codes for MNLHQFRFVQEAVRRNLNLTETAKALFTSQPGISKAILELEEELGVDIFARHGKRLRRVTEPGQEVLKSIEIIMREVANLKRIGEQFSKQDAGTLSIATTHTQARYFLPGPIAQLRKRFPKVQVVLHQGMPEQVARMLLDDVAEVGLATEALAHYEDLVTLPCYEWQHVMVVPPEHPLATVERITLEQLAAEPLVLYHATVSGRTRIDQAFARARLKPVLALEAIDSDVIKTYVRLGMGVGIVAETAVRDDPPDSGLVARPVGQLFGSNVTRVAFKRGAYLRHFVYAFAEQLSDRLSASLVQRAMAGEGSDYNL; via the coding sequence ATGAACCTGCACCAGTTCCGATTCGTCCAGGAGGCGGTGCGCCGCAACCTGAACCTCACCGAGACCGCCAAGGCGCTGTTCACCTCGCAGCCCGGGATCAGCAAGGCGATCCTCGAGCTCGAGGAGGAGCTCGGCGTCGACATCTTCGCCCGCCACGGCAAACGCCTGCGCCGCGTCACCGAACCGGGGCAGGAGGTGCTGAAGTCGATCGAGATCATCATGCGCGAGGTCGCCAACCTGAAGCGCATCGGCGAGCAGTTCTCCAAGCAGGACGCGGGCACGCTGTCGATCGCGACGACGCACACCCAGGCGCGCTACTTCCTGCCCGGGCCGATCGCCCAGCTGCGCAAGCGTTTCCCGAAGGTGCAGGTCGTGCTGCACCAGGGCATGCCCGAGCAGGTCGCACGCATGCTGCTCGACGACGTCGCCGAGGTCGGCCTGGCCACCGAGGCGCTGGCGCATTACGAGGATCTCGTCACCCTGCCCTGCTACGAATGGCAGCACGTGATGGTGGTGCCGCCCGAGCATCCGCTGGCGACGGTGGAACGCATCACGCTGGAACAGCTGGCCGCCGAGCCGCTGGTGCTCTACCACGCCACCGTCTCCGGCCGCACGCGCATCGACCAGGCCTTCGCTCGCGCCCGGCTGAAGCCGGTGCTGGCGCTCGAGGCGATCGACTCGGACGTCATCAAGACCTACGTGCGCCTGGGGATGGGCGTGGGCATCGTCGCCGAGACCGCGGTGCGCGACGACCCGCCCGACTCGGGCCTGGTCGCGCGCCCGGTGGGCCAGCTCTTCGGCAGCAACGTCACGCGCGTCGCCTTCAAGCGCGGCGCCTATCTGCGCCACTTCGTCTACGCCTTCGCCGAACAGCTGTCCGATCGCCTGTCGGCGTCGCTGGTGCAGCGCGCGATGGCCGGCGAAGGCTCCGACTACAACCTCTGA
- a CDS encoding sirohydrochlorin chelatase, producing MSHGLILFAHGARDPRWAEPFEAVAAQVRAARPGVAVRLAFLEFMTPDLASAGDELAAAGCTEIAVVPLFLGAGGHVRRDVPGLLDQLAARHPGTRFVLQPAVGAAPEVVAAMAAAAVRALGT from the coding sequence ATGAGTCACGGCCTGATCCTCTTCGCCCACGGCGCGCGCGACCCGCGCTGGGCCGAGCCTTTCGAGGCCGTCGCCGCCCAGGTGCGCGCCGCGCGGCCGGGCGTCGCCGTGCGCCTGGCCTTCCTGGAGTTCATGACGCCCGACCTGGCCAGCGCCGGCGACGAGCTGGCCGCCGCCGGCTGCACCGAGATCGCCGTCGTGCCGCTGTTCCTGGGCGCCGGCGGCCACGTGCGCCGCGACGTGCCGGGGCTGCTGGACCAGCTGGCCGCACGCCACCCGGGCACGCGCTTCGTGCTGCAGCCGGCCGTCGGCGCGGCGCCCGAGGTCGTGGCCGCGATGGCCGCCGCCGCCGTGCGTGCGCTCGGCACCTGA
- a CDS encoding acyl-CoA dehydrogenase family protein, whose translation MDFAYSERTQALRSRLSAFMAEHVEPAEAEFAAEIRANTEAGRRWTPLQTIERLKPAAQAAGLWNLFLPESEYGAGLTNSEYAPLAEIMGRVPWASEVFNCSAPDTGNMEVLVRYGTPEQKRQWLEPLLRGEIRSGFAMTEPAVASSDATNIEARIERDGDDYVVNGRKWWTSGAGDPRCKVLIFMGKTDPQAAKHAQQSMILVPMDAPGVTVLRPLGVFGYDDAPHGHMEVDFVDVRVPAANLLLGEGRGFEIAQGRLGPGRIHHCMRLIGLAERALELMCRRALARSAFGRTIAQQTVTQERIAEARCRIEQARLLTLKAAWMMDTVGNKAAKAEIAMIKVVAPTMAGQVIDWAIQAHGGAGVCDDFPLAYAWANARTLRFADGPDEVHRNAIAKIELGRWAPRQG comes from the coding sequence ATGGACTTCGCCTATTCCGAACGCACCCAGGCGCTGCGCAGCCGGCTCTCAGCCTTCATGGCCGAACACGTGGAGCCGGCCGAAGCCGAGTTCGCGGCCGAGATCCGCGCCAACACCGAGGCCGGCCGGCGCTGGACGCCGCTGCAGACGATCGAGCGCCTGAAGCCCGCAGCCCAGGCCGCGGGCCTGTGGAACCTGTTCCTGCCCGAGAGCGAGTACGGCGCCGGGCTGACGAACTCCGAGTACGCGCCGCTGGCCGAGATCATGGGCCGCGTGCCCTGGGCCAGCGAGGTCTTCAACTGCTCGGCGCCGGACACCGGCAACATGGAAGTGCTGGTGCGCTACGGCACGCCCGAGCAGAAGCGCCAGTGGCTGGAACCGCTGCTGCGCGGCGAGATCCGCAGCGGCTTCGCGATGACCGAGCCGGCCGTCGCCTCGTCGGACGCGACCAACATCGAAGCGCGCATCGAACGCGACGGCGACGACTACGTCGTCAACGGCCGCAAGTGGTGGACCAGCGGCGCCGGCGACCCGCGCTGCAAGGTCCTGATCTTCATGGGCAAGACCGACCCGCAGGCGGCGAAACACGCCCAGCAGTCGATGATCCTGGTGCCGATGGACGCGCCGGGCGTCACGGTGCTGCGGCCGCTGGGCGTCTTCGGCTACGACGACGCGCCGCACGGCCACATGGAGGTCGACTTCGTCGACGTGCGCGTGCCGGCGGCCAACCTGCTGCTCGGCGAAGGCCGCGGCTTCGAGATCGCCCAAGGGCGGCTGGGCCCGGGCCGCATCCACCACTGCATGCGCCTGATCGGCCTGGCCGAACGGGCGCTGGAGCTGATGTGCCGGCGGGCGCTGGCGCGCAGCGCCTTCGGCCGCACGATCGCGCAGCAGACCGTCACCCAGGAGCGCATCGCCGAGGCGCGCTGCCGCATCGAGCAGGCGCGGCTGCTGACGCTGAAGGCGGCGTGGATGATGGACACCGTCGGCAACAAGGCGGCCAAGGCCGAGATCGCGATGATCAAGGTCGTCGCGCCGACGATGGCCGGCCAGGTGATCGACTGGGCGATCCAGGCCCACGGCGGCGCCGGGGTCTGCGACGACTTCCCGCTGGCCTACGCCTGGGCCAACGCACGCACGCTGCGTTTCGCCGACGGGCCCGACGAGGTGCACCGCAACGCCATCGCGAAGATCGAACTCGGGCGCTGGGCGCCGCGTCAGGGCTGA
- a CDS encoding phosphotransferase, translated as MAASHAFDVAALERWLAHELPGFQGPLSVEQFKGGQSNPTYKLVTPGGAWVMRTKPGPAAKLLPSAHAIEREYRVMQALAATAVPVPRMVALCEDEAVIGRAFYLMDFVAGRVLWDPALPGMSPAERAAIHDEANRVIAALHTVDVAALGLADYGRPGNYFERQIARWSKQYQASVTEPIAEMDRLIDWLPQHLPAGARDERQVAVVHGDFRLDNLVFAPDAPRVVAVLDWELSTLGHPLADFSYHCMAWHIPPGMFRGLGGLDLAALGIPSEADYLRRYCERTGRSDAEALMADWNFYLAYNLFRLASITQGIAKRVVDGTASSAQAKATGAATRPLAELAWRFASQA; from the coding sequence ATGGCGGCCAGCCATGCCTTCGACGTCGCCGCGCTCGAGCGCTGGCTGGCGCATGAACTGCCGGGCTTCCAGGGCCCGCTCTCGGTCGAGCAGTTCAAGGGCGGGCAGTCCAACCCGACCTACAAGCTCGTCACGCCCGGCGGCGCCTGGGTGATGCGCACCAAGCCCGGGCCGGCCGCGAAGCTGCTGCCGTCGGCGCACGCGATCGAACGCGAGTACCGCGTGATGCAGGCGCTGGCCGCCACCGCGGTGCCGGTGCCGCGCATGGTCGCGCTGTGCGAGGACGAGGCCGTCATCGGCCGCGCCTTCTATCTGATGGACTTCGTCGCCGGGCGCGTGCTCTGGGACCCGGCGCTGCCCGGCATGAGCCCGGCCGAACGCGCCGCGATCCACGACGAGGCCAACCGCGTCATCGCCGCGCTGCACACCGTCGACGTGGCGGCGCTGGGCCTGGCCGACTACGGCCGCCCGGGCAACTACTTCGAGCGCCAGATCGCGCGCTGGAGCAAGCAGTACCAGGCCTCGGTCACCGAGCCGATCGCCGAGATGGACCGGCTGATCGACTGGCTGCCGCAGCACCTGCCCGCCGGCGCCCGCGACGAGCGCCAGGTCGCCGTCGTGCACGGCGACTTCCGCCTCGACAACCTGGTCTTCGCGCCCGACGCGCCGCGCGTCGTCGCGGTGCTCGACTGGGAGCTGTCGACGCTGGGCCACCCGCTGGCCGACTTCAGCTACCACTGCATGGCCTGGCACATCCCGCCCGGGATGTTCCGCGGGCTGGGCGGGCTGGATCTGGCGGCGCTGGGCATCCCGTCCGAAGCCGATTACCTGCGCCGCTACTGCGAACGCACCGGCCGCAGCGACGCCGAGGCGCTGATGGCCGACTGGAACTTCTACCTCGCCTACAACCTGTTCCGGCTGGCCTCGATCACGCAGGGCATCGCCAAGCGGGTCGTCGACGGCACGGCGTCGAGCGCGCAGGCCAAGGCCACCGGCGCGGCGACGCGGCCGCTGGCCGAACTGGCCTGGCGCTTCGCCTCGCAAGCCTGA